One window of the Triticum dicoccoides isolate Atlit2015 ecotype Zavitan chromosome 3B, WEW_v2.0, whole genome shotgun sequence genome contains the following:
- the LOC119274383 gene encoding alpha-1,3-arabinosyltransferase XAT3-like has translation MATEKKIISLTVKVGLVLFALCILAPVSLMVLFRHAVPLQTLRLLFSAGSASLVAWEEVKMYSANKGAFLCECDMSSLRSDVCELRGDVRVILSNITIIALLHPNVSVRRRSWRMKPHARKNDGHALANVTEVLVSVTPSSPYAPGCTAESAAPAVVFSVGGYAGNMFHDFTDVLIPLFITASRFRSDVHLLVSNAPPWWLDKYGPLLRGLSRHAVIDMDRQSEEVLCYPHVVVGLSFHKEMSIDTVKTVGGHYSMADFARLARRSYGLERDTAIRLLHGGDNIKSPRRPRLLIISRKTTRAFTNMGAVAQAAAMLGYEVIVGEAEQHSDLPAFARLVNSCGVLVGVHGAGLTNLVFLPPGAVVVQVVPLGGLEAMAGDDFGVPAGDMGLGYVQYGIAVGESTLAELYPRDHRVLRALALRSEYLVGQNVTLDVARFSGALSRALELLHR, from the exons ATGGCGACTGAGAAGAAAATAATCAGTCTTACTGTCAAGGTTGGATTGGTGCTGTTTGCACTATGCATTCTTGCGCCGGTTTCGCTCATGGTGCTGTTCAGGCATGCAGTTCCTCTGCAGACAT TGAGGTTGCTGTTTTCAGCTGGTTCAGCATCTTTGGTGGCTTGGGAAGAAGTAAAGATGTACTCTGCAAACAAAGGAGCGTTTCTGTGTGAGTGTGACATGTCGAGCCTAAGATCAGATGTATGCGAGCTGAGGGGCGATGTCCGGGTAATCCTCTCAAACATCACCATCATTGCCCTCCTCCACCCCAATGTCTCTGTGAGGCGCCGGTCATGGAGGATGAAGCCGCACGCGAGGAAGAATGATGGCCATGCGCTCGCCAATGTCACAGAGGTGTTGGTGTCGGTCACCCCTTCATCACCTTACGCTCCGGGATGCACGGCTGAGAGTGCCGCCCCAGCGGTGGTCTTCTCGGTCGGCGGCTACGCAGGCAACATGTTCCATGACTTCACCGACGTACTCATCCCGCTCTTCATCACTGCCAGCCGGTTCCGCAGCGACGTGCACCTCCTTGTCAGCAACGCCCCGCCGTGGTGGCTTGACAAGTACGGACCGCTGCTCCGGGGGCTCTCCCGCCACGCCGTCATTGACATGGACAGGCAAAGCGAAGAAGTGCTCTGCTACCCTCATGTGGTCGTCGGCCTCAGCTTCCACAAGGAGATGAGTATCGACACCGTGAAGACTGTCGGTGGGCACTACTCCATGGCAGACTTTGCCCGCCTTGCCCGGAGATCCTATGGCCTCGAGAGAGATACCGCCATCCGGCTGCTACACGGCGGTGACAATATCAAGAGCCCGCGGCGCCCCAGGCTGCTCATCATTTCCCGGAAGACAACCAGGGCGTTCACCAACATGGGCGCTGTTGCACAGGCGGCAGCCATGCTTGGCTACGAGGTGATCGTCGGCGAGGCGGAGCAGCACTCGGACCTTCCCGCCTTTGCGCGGCTGGTGAACTCGTGCGGCGTGCTGGTGGGCGTTCACGGTGCTGGGCTCACCAACCTGGTGTTCCTCCCGCCGGGGGCTGTGGTGGTGCAGGTGGTGCCGCTGGGCGGGCTGGAGGCCATGGCGGGGGACGACTTCGGTGTGCCGGCTGGCGACATGGGGCTCGGTTATGTGCAGTACGGCATCGCTGTCGGGGAGAGCACACTGGCGGAGCTGTACCCACGTGACCACCGTGTGCTGAGGGCCCTGGCGCTCCGGTCGGAGTACCTGGTCGGCCAGAACGTCACGCTTGATGTCGCTCGGTTCAGTGGCGCCTTGTCCCGTGCTCTGGAGCTTCTTCACCGTTAG